The following coding sequences lie in one Nerophis lumbriciformis linkage group LG02, RoL_Nlum_v2.1, whole genome shotgun sequence genomic window:
- the pla2g12b gene encoding group XIIB secretory phospholipase A2-like protein has translation MLLRTLLLLLCVSAGVCATLGHYQSTAQDKEEPPAVDPRDTLAEDPLLGEEHKESEVDHTAAEGAGAPVASTQRPPEDVEIHAEGQQQHSEEEESNEIKHVKTKPPANVSSPRDDNSSWSINSIRSSFQTVHGYFDSLVELVGGHNGVCQYRCRYGEHPQPRPDYKHQEPNGCSSSMVGFQLDLGIPAMTECCNHLDVCYDNCGVNKYECDTKFRSCLHNICSDLKRSLGFVSKVEACESMADALYNTVWTLGCRPYMNSQRAACVCEGEERDEL, from the exons ATGCTGCTGCGGACTCTTCTCCTCCTCCTATGTGTGTCGGCCGGCGTGTGCGCCACTTTGGGCCACTACCAGTCCACAGCCCAGGACAAGGAGGAACCTCCCGCGGTGGATCCACGAGACACACTTGCAGAAGACCCCCTACTGGGTGAAGAACACAAAGAGTCTGAGGTGGACCACACAGCAGCTGAGGGTGCTGGTGCTCCAGTTGCAAGCACACAGAGGCCACCTGAAGATGTGGAGATTCATGCTGAAGGCCAGCAGCAACATTCTGAGGAGGAAGAGAGCAATGAGATCAAGCATGTGAAGACTAAACCGCCGGCGAACGTTTCCTCTCCGCGTGACGACAACAGCAGCTGGAGCATCAACTCCATCAGGAGCAGTTTCCAAACCGTGCACGGCTACTTCGACTCCCTGGTGGAGCTGGTGGGGGGACACAATGGCGTGTGTCAGTACCGCTGCAGATATG GAGAACATCCTCAGCCCCGTCCCGACTACAAGCACCAAGAACCCAATGGCTGCAGCTCCTCTATGGTGGGATTCCAG CTTGACCTGGGCATCCCCGCCATGACCGAGTGCTGTAACCATCTCGACGTGTGCTACGACAACTGTGGCGTGAACAAGTACGAATGTGACACCAAGTTTCGCTCTTGTCTTCACAACATCTGCTCTGACCTGAAGAGAAGTCTTGGCTTTGTGTCCAAAGTGGAAG CCTGCGAGTCAATGGCGGACGCTTTGTACAACACGGTGTGGACTCTTGGATGCCGGCCTTACATGAACAGCCAGAGGGCAGCTTGTGTGTGCGAGGGGGAGGAGAGGGACGAACTGTGA